From the Verrucomicrobiota bacterium genome, one window contains:
- a CDS encoding L-lactate dehydrogenase, producing the protein MKKRTSKKIALIGTGFVGMSYAYSLLNQGYGNELVLIDVNKQKAEGEAMDLNHGLPFAPAKLRIHAGDYGDCADADLVVITAGAAQKPGQSRLDLLRVNAEIMRIITDQVIGSGFDGIFLVATNPVDVLTQVVLRESEWDRKRVIGSGCTLDTARLRYEIGKRLNIDSRDIQGFVLGEHGDSEFVAWSRVTVGGKPIAEVIEETPLLKWEEIDHIYRSVRDAAEEIIRRKHATYYGIGMSLVRITKAILNDENAILPISSLVVDEYPEAKGVCMGLPTQVHRQGVDHIIRIRLSEDEVTQLATSANILRESLSAVGL; encoded by the coding sequence ATGAAAAAACGCACTTCTAAGAAGATCGCACTGATCGGCACTGGGTTCGTCGGGATGTCTTACGCTTACTCCCTTTTGAATCAAGGCTACGGCAACGAGCTTGTCCTGATCGACGTGAACAAACAAAAGGCCGAAGGTGAGGCGATGGATCTCAACCACGGGCTTCCCTTTGCTCCCGCAAAGTTGAGGATTCACGCGGGCGATTACGGTGACTGTGCGGATGCCGACCTTGTCGTCATCACTGCTGGGGCAGCGCAGAAACCGGGCCAATCCCGCCTCGATCTCCTTCGGGTTAATGCCGAAATCATGAGGATAATCACGGATCAGGTAATCGGTTCGGGGTTTGACGGCATTTTTCTCGTCGCGACAAATCCGGTGGACGTCCTCACTCAGGTCGTCCTTCGCGAATCGGAATGGGATCGAAAGCGAGTGATCGGATCGGGCTGCACTCTCGATACAGCCCGTCTCCGCTACGAGATTGGAAAGAGGCTCAACATCGACAGCCGCGACATCCAAGGCTTCGTCCTTGGAGAGCACGGGGACAGCGAGTTTGTTGCTTGGTCAAGGGTCACGGTTGGCGGAAAGCCAATCGCCGAAGTGATCGAGGAGACGCCCTTGCTGAAGTGGGAAGAAATTGACCATATTTACCGTAGCGTCCGCGATGCGGCTGAGGAGATCATCCGCCGGAAACACGCTACCTACTACGGAATCGGGATGTCTCTTGTCCGCATCACTAAGGCGATCCTGAACGACGAGAACGCGATCCTCCCGATTTCCTCTCTCGTTGTCGATGAGTACCCTGAAGCGAAGGGGGTTTGTATGGGCCTACCCACCCAGGTCCATCGGCAAGGCGTCGACCATATTATCCGTATCAGACTCTCAGAAGACGAAGTCACCCAGCTTGCGACCTCGGCGAACATCCTGCGCGAATCCCTTTCGGCTGTTGGGTTGTGA
- a CDS encoding L-lactate permease codes for MDLVFAVLPILLLIYWMAKPSAMASHKALPLVALIMYLVRIIWFADSPNEVHATVVLGLLSALVPISIIAGAIFLFKTMEATGAMPRIRKWLNSVTESRVAQLMIIGWAFSFMIEGASGFGTPAALAGPILVGLGFPALRVAVFCLVMNSVPVSFGAVGTPTWYGFAPILETLDPDTQAQLLREVGIKTVLIHGFAALFIPLFGIVFTVGWKETRANLVYIYLSVASCVVPYVVLGFFSYEFPALIAGMIGSGLSIWIASKGIGLKKAAESEEGGTAERPTGLLKALFPLWGTVLVLLLTRIPQLGIKSLLTDSAGGWSLTLGSLGWFGLSPSLVVSLQEIFGTAEEWSFQILYIPWLIPFFLVSFITFLLYRSPPRLVATTLVDTAKMMALPSVALLGALVYVRLVMAGGADSTASIIGTSLAENVGENWRFLAPYLGAIGSFFSGSATISNLTFGSIQYSAAEALGLSTSTILALQSVGGAMGNMICINNIVAICAILGISQYEGRILRFNAIPMFFYGLIAIATAAFLF; via the coding sequence ATGGATCTTGTCTTCGCAGTCTTACCGATCCTCCTTCTCATCTATTGGATGGCGAAGCCTTCGGCGATGGCCTCTCACAAGGCCCTCCCGCTGGTGGCCTTGATTATGTATCTCGTGCGGATTATCTGGTTTGCGGATAGCCCTAACGAGGTTCATGCGACTGTCGTTCTTGGACTGCTATCAGCCCTCGTGCCGATTAGTATCATCGCTGGCGCGATCTTTCTTTTCAAAACCATGGAGGCGACCGGGGCGATGCCGCGTATTCGCAAATGGTTGAACTCTGTGACGGAGAGCCGGGTCGCCCAGCTCATGATCATTGGCTGGGCGTTTTCCTTCATGATCGAGGGGGCCAGTGGGTTTGGAACGCCGGCCGCGCTAGCCGGGCCGATACTGGTAGGACTTGGGTTCCCGGCTCTGCGGGTTGCGGTTTTCTGTCTGGTGATGAATTCCGTGCCCGTTTCTTTCGGGGCGGTTGGCACGCCGACTTGGTATGGCTTCGCCCCAATCCTCGAGACGCTCGATCCGGATACTCAGGCGCAATTGCTTCGGGAGGTGGGCATTAAGACCGTCTTAATCCATGGGTTCGCCGCTCTGTTCATTCCCCTTTTCGGAATTGTTTTCACTGTTGGTTGGAAGGAAACCCGAGCAAACCTCGTCTACATCTATCTAAGTGTTGCCTCTTGTGTCGTTCCTTACGTGGTCCTCGGGTTTTTTAGCTATGAATTTCCGGCCCTAATCGCCGGAATGATTGGTTCCGGCCTGTCGATCTGGATTGCTTCCAAGGGAATCGGACTCAAAAAGGCCGCCGAATCGGAGGAGGGAGGGACCGCTGAGCGCCCAACCGGACTTCTTAAGGCTTTGTTTCCACTCTGGGGGACGGTTCTTGTCTTGCTGCTGACACGGATTCCGCAACTGGGAATCAAGTCGCTGCTCACCGATTCGGCTGGAGGCTGGTCTCTGACCCTCGGCTCACTCGGATGGTTTGGCCTTAGTCCCTCATTGGTCGTCTCTTTGCAGGAGATTTTCGGCACCGCTGAGGAGTGGTCTTTTCAAATCCTCTACATCCCGTGGCTGATCCCTTTCTTTCTAGTTTCCTTCATCACTTTCCTGCTCTACCGGAGTCCACCTCGGTTGGTTGCTACTACTCTTGTGGATACCGCCAAGATGATGGCTCTGCCCTCCGTAGCCCTGCTGGGAGCGCTCGTTTATGTGCGGCTGGTTATGGCTGGAGGAGCGGATTCGACAGCCTCCATCATCGGTACGAGCCTGGCAGAGAATGTTGGCGAGAATTGGAGATTCCTCGCACCGTACCTGGGCGCTATCGGTTCGTTCTTTTCCGGATCGGCCACGATTTCCAACCTAACCTTCGGGAGTATCCAATACTCGGCCGCCGAGGCTCTAGGCCTTTCGACTTCGACGATTCTCGCTCTCCAATCGGTCGGTGGCGCGATGGGAAATATGATCTGTATCAACAACATCGTGGCGATCTGCGCGATTCTTGGTATCTCGCAATACGAGGGCCGCATCCTAAGGTTTAATGCGATACCGATGTTTTTCTACGGATTGATTGCCATCGCGACGGCAGCCTTTCTTTTCTGA
- a CDS encoding prevent-host-death protein, translated as MTQAQSKLPALLKEVNERGTAYGISVREDVKAYLVSKERMKAITETVEILANRDAAAAIRDYEAGKTRFHPIDILDE; from the coding sequence GTGACCCAAGCACAGAGTAAGCTTCCCGCGCTCCTAAAGGAAGTAAACGAGCGGGGTACAGCTTACGGAATCAGTGTCCGCGAAGATGTGAAAGCCTACCTCGTGAGCAAAGAGCGGATGAAGGCCATTACTGAGACAGTGGAAATTCTCGCCAACCGGGATGCGGCCGCTGCGATTCGTGATTACGAGGCAGGCAAGACCCGTTTTCATCCAATTGACATCTTGGATGAATGA
- a CDS encoding enoyl-CoA hydratase/isomerase family protein, translating into MQVTQQNQTITWKLNRPEHENGLDIATIESMERSLTELEREADPQVVCLLVVGQPTIFSTGLDRDLLENCFSDATLFHNVVQRVNHLLNRLEILPLVSIACVEGTCRLGGLELALACDWIIAGESATFSDGHLAYDAMPGGGATRRLPARLGYPCALRFILQKETLNAADAAKRGLVDEAVPSGDALSRANEIATSLATAHPSVIHGIKSSLRAAVPQVSEVTESENFQRAVINRLVAH; encoded by the coding sequence ATGCAGGTTACCCAGCAAAACCAAACCATCACTTGGAAATTGAACCGCCCTGAACACGAAAACGGTCTGGATATCGCGACGATAGAGTCCATGGAGCGCTCACTTACGGAGTTGGAGAGAGAGGCTGATCCCCAGGTTGTCTGCCTTTTGGTCGTTGGCCAGCCTACCATATTCAGTACCGGTCTCGACAGAGATTTGCTGGAAAACTGCTTTAGCGATGCCACTCTGTTCCACAATGTAGTCCAACGCGTGAATCATTTGCTCAATCGGCTGGAGATTCTTCCGCTCGTATCCATAGCCTGTGTCGAAGGTACTTGTCGACTTGGTGGACTGGAGCTCGCGTTGGCGTGTGACTGGATCATTGCCGGTGAAAGTGCGACCTTTAGTGACGGCCATCTCGCCTACGATGCAATGCCTGGTGGAGGTGCTACGCGTCGCCTACCGGCGCGACTAGGCTACCCATGTGCTCTTCGATTTATCCTTCAAAAAGAAACACTGAACGCAGCGGATGCCGCCAAAAGAGGTCTTGTAGATGAGGCAGTACCATCCGGTGACGCTCTGAGTCGAGCCAATGAGATTGCGACATCGCTCGCAACGGCGCATCCGTCGGTGATCCACGGAATCAAATCCAGTCTTCGTGCAGCCGTTCCGCAGGTTTCTGAAGTGACGGAATCAGAGAATTTCCAGCGCGCCGTTATCAACCGACTGGTCGCCCATTGA